Part of the Paenibacillus aurantius genome, CGCCCTAATCGCAATGCTCACGGTTATCCTTTCCGGCCTGGTGGTCAAGCAGATCAAGCGCCATCCGGGGCCTCCGCCTTCCGCCGCGGAGAAAGTCGAGCCGCCTTCTTCGAAGGCTTCGACAGGCACCGATTCTCTTACCGAGGCTCCCTCTATGATCATCCCGGTCTATCTCTCGAAGGAGAAGCGGATCGACAAGGTAACGCTCGAAGATTACGTTCGCGGCGTGGTAGCCGGGGAGATGCCGATTGATTTTGAACTGGAAGCGTTGAAGGCCCAGGCGCTGGCGGCCCGGACCTATATGATCCGCCGTCTCGCGGAGCAGGACTTCAGCGGGGTGCCCGATAAGGAGGCATGGGTGACGGATACGGTCAGCCATCAAGCTTACCTGACGCTCGATTACCTCAAGACCCGCTGGACCGGGGAAGCCTACGAGCGCAACATGGACAAGCTGAACCGGGCGGTCAATGAGACCAGAGGAATGGTGCTGACCTATGAAGGCAAGCCGATCAACGCGACCTTTTTCTCTACCGGGAACGGGTATACGGAGAATTCGGAGGATTACTGGGGAGTCTATGTTCCCTACCTTAGAAGCGTGAAGAGTCCTTGGGACGAGGCGTCCCCGGAATACCGGTCGACCGCTGTGTTCAGCCTGAAAGAGTTTGCTAGCCGGCTGGGGCTCCCCAGTACGGTGTCGGCGGCATCGGCGGGTAACGGCTTTAAGGTGCAGGGATACACGGAAGGTCACAGGGTAAGCAAAGCGACCGTGGCGGGACGGACGTTCAGCGGCCGGGAAATCCGGGAGAAGCTGGGCCTGCGTTCCTCTCAGTTTCAATGGAAGGTGAAGGGGACGAACATCGAATTTACAACCTTCGGCTACGGGCACGGAGTAGGCATGAGCCAGTGGGGAGCGAACGCGATGGCGAAGGAGGGCCGTACCGCGGAGGAGATCGTCAAATACTATTACACGGGCATATCGCTTGAGAAAGATTCCGCCTATCTTACCATGAAATAACAAAGCTACCGGATCAGGCACTAGCAACCTCTCAACCAAATCTCATCCCCTGGTGTATAAAACAAATCTATCTGGCAACAATGGTGGATGAGGTGATAAAACTATGAATGAAAACAAAAACATTCAGTTGAAAGAAGAAGCCCCTCAAACTCAAGAGGGAGCGAAAGCGGCCGGTAACTCTCTGACGTGGAGAAGGCTGATGGCCAAAAAATGGGCCTTCCCCGCCATCTACATGGCAGCGGCTGCAATTATTTTAACACTCATGTGGGTCTACCAGGGAGCGGGTAAGAACGCTTTATCCGATGACCAAGTCGGCCTGACCACAGAAAAAGCCGGACAGCCTGCCGCAACGGGCAAGGATTCCGTCGCCACCTCCGCCCAGTCGGAGCAGTTCCAGTGGCCGGTTCTGAACCGCAGCGAGCTCGAAGTCAGCCTGCCGTACTTTGACAGCAAAGCCTCCGCGGAAGCCAAGCAGGAAGCCATGCTCGAGTATGACGGAACGTTCACCCCGCACGTGGGTCTGGATTTGGCCCGCGAAGACAACCAGCCGTTTGATGTTCTGGCCGCAGCAGGCGGAAAAGTAACCGCCGTCGACAAGAATGCCATCGCCGGAAGCCTTGTGGAAATTACCCACTCGAACGGGCTGGTCTCGGTTTACC contains:
- the spoIID gene encoding stage II sporulation protein D, with translation MKIKWKLGRPAVPPMAVWIALIAMLTVILSGLVVKQIKRHPGPPPSAAEKVEPPSSKASTGTDSLTEAPSMIIPVYLSKEKRIDKVTLEDYVRGVVAGEMPIDFELEALKAQALAARTYMIRRLAEQDFSGVPDKEAWVTDTVSHQAYLTLDYLKTRWTGEAYERNMDKLNRAVNETRGMVLTYEGKPINATFFSTGNGYTENSEDYWGVYVPYLRSVKSPWDEASPEYRSTAVFSLKEFASRLGLPSTVSAASAGNGFKVQGYTEGHRVSKATVAGRTFSGREIREKLGLRSSQFQWKVKGTNIEFTTFGYGHGVGMSQWGANAMAKEGRTAEEIVKYYYTGISLEKDSAYLTMK
- a CDS encoding M23 family metallopeptidase — its product is MNENKNIQLKEEAPQTQEGAKAAGNSLTWRRLMAKKWAFPAIYMAAAAIILTLMWVYQGAGKNALSDDQVGLTTEKAGQPAATGKDSVATSAQSEQFQWPVLNRSELEVSLPYFDSKASAEAKQEAMLEYDGTFTPHVGLDLAREDNQPFDVLAAAGGKVTAVDKNAIAGSLVEITHSNGLVSVYQSLTDVKVTKGAEVKRGDVIAKAGRNELEKDEGIHLHFEVRQGEDGGVVNPETLLPNP